The Raphanus sativus cultivar WK10039 chromosome 2, ASM80110v3, whole genome shotgun sequence DNA segment ggttagatggcgtctatcttatgtatttggccaatacgcccatctcATACATTCTTTGGGTTTAACTCCACGTCCCATTTTATTCtctatgagtactcttacgtgggttagtgatcctcgcatatcttttatgctcaagtgctttctctttatcacttatgagtgtgtgtatgtgtcgacactttatataatgttccttcgcgttctatcgcgttctagacatgatacaatcgattgagattttattcttatcaggatcattgaatactttgtagtttgcaaggctacattgtatgatacctgtaccttaggaccggccggtctgatctcattgtctagtatggtttctctttcatgaacccggatctatcattatgagcaccttaacTTTTCTATCCGTGGTTCATTATATATGGAACATTCTGGTCTATCTTCTATAGACttttacagcaacttgattatgtctctactaggacatttatatagtggtgctaagctggtatgacttagtcattctttcgggtctgtctggctatcattctttctttgtttatggacgtccagtacatatatatctggtccgaggatctttgccaagacttggatggttaaaaccattccactttcactttctatttaccagcttatagctttctccttgatgttggatagtcggattcatcttgtatgtaatccgtgtaccttggccacaatatgatcacctttgtttggctcatggtctcattgaattcttgggagaaagatcatgttctcttatccaacatatattcccgattttcatctcatccttagatgaggtattccatcctagatggcacataagtatgtggtggtttatccataaagtcttaggatggtctatatctggattatgaccctttatcatctttagacgggaatatctatgctcactttatatggcctgatgtatcttatctttcatacatgtattcttgtggtatacccaagcttatagacttttgaagtctcaaccttataggttatgccttatacggccaagctataatgccttatggccttcggccaggcttatcatgttcggattttatagtatggtcatggaccacacagagtgtttattctccccctcatgaacatgctataaaatatgtttgtttgtcctcacttaaacgtaatgcttggacggccagcatggttttagaccatgatacacgaatttgtggtatggtcatgatcacgggttttgtcctcactatcctcatgatcagattatactttcgtgttgcttggaacaatgaagcctactgagtttcccttgtgtacatgtttcacaacgtgagatcttatgggataactctttgtgccttattaatcaagttcggaccaggatggctaatccggtcatgccataaagtgtataaattcgttggtgaaccttactggttacctaggcttttatgccttatcacactgatccttagcatagtattagatcagtagggagaatgtagtctcgacctcttttatatgtatgcctttggcaattttcataagctaaaggaatatttccttttgctttgcccattggtttattatagaaaccattttgatgtggcttgtaatgccaattcgacctttactccctcctcggccatgattggatctacaaccacggttattgtggtatccttgtccacggccagtggggattttgggtctttctcaatgggtcttaggtgataaatttcctgcctcttaaggccatgccttaggcgtggtgatctagacatactcttctcgagttttcattctcatttgtcaatcaaaaaaatatttttcaagcaaatcaatcaagataaaagaaaaacttttattaatgctatgaaatttgaatgacaaattatatttaaaacaaaataccaaatcataagtatgaaatcagaatgtcaaaaggcttaaacaatagccagccagtccataataacatcttggacgtggctcacatttggttttctattcaatgaataaaccaatctcatcatctatatgagtccacccgaattttcttttcttagcttcttcagcatcaccgtatatcatctcacattgatactcggcacttatctccataacatagtcgagtttgtcgaggttgactttccttttctgcttcttttcctcaagagctgaaaggtatgagagaaggtcgtaataggttgtgaaacctttagccttctgtgataacaacacttcctttgaatggatcgtgtcacgagtcttgcttaacaagtcatagtttgttatcgctccaccacatagtttaagactatagGTGATCCTCACaagatcaaagtgatagtcatccacggattcataatcctggaacctcagagccttccattctttcatggactcatctagtaatggctcgaagaacatggtgtttaatctcgaccagagatcgtaaggatcgttgatgtagctgcactcatcatacagatccttcacgagatgctttctcattatcaaaacagctctacgcctttcatatgcaagggtatcgttgccgtatttgatacacttcccaagtcctttagactttaaatcggctgaagtgttcatcgcccaatcaaggtaattgtctccattgagatcaagggctgggtaatccgagtgatggagtctcgac contains these protein-coding regions:
- the LOC130507999 gene encoding uncharacterized protein LOC130507999 translates to MSRLHHSDYPALDLNGDNYLDWAMNTSADLKSKGLGKCIKYGNDTLAYERRRAVLIMRKHLVKDLYDECSYINDPYDLWSRLNTMFFEPLLDESMKEWKALRFQDYESVDDYHFDLVRITYSLKLCGGAITNYDLLSKTRDTIHSKEVLLSQKAKGFTTYYDLLSYLSALEEKKQKRKVNLDKLDYVMEISAEYQCEMIYGDAEEAKKRKFGWTHIDDEIGLFIE